DNA from Pelobacter propionicus DSM 2379:
TTCTGACAAAGATTGTTCTGCCCCAGGCCCTGTCCTCAAACCGGATGTTGCTGCGTGATCCTTTCCGGATCTGGAGCGCGGGATGCTCCAGCGGCGAAGAGCCGTATACCATGTCCATGGTCCTGTCGGAGTTCGCCGATCACAATCCAGAGTTCAGGTTTTCCATACTGGCTTCGGATATTAGTACCCAGATTCTGCAGACTGCCAGGACCGCCGTCTATTCCGAGGAGAGGACCGATACCATCCCGCTCAATATCAAGAAGAAGTATCTGATGAAGAGCAAGAACCCTGCCCTGTCTCTGGTGCGAATAAATCCCCAACTGCGTTCGACGGTTTCTTATCGCCGAATCAATTTCATGGATGACGATTTCGGCGTTGCCGAAAAAATGGATGTTATCTTCTGCCGCAATGTGGTTATCTACTTCGACAAACCAACCCAGCAGACCCTGATGAGGAAATTCCATCGACAGTTGCGAACGGGAGGCTACCTGTTTATCGGACATTCGGAAACCCTGAGTGGCCTGGATGTGGATTTTAGACCGGTGGCGTCAACGGTATACAGAAAAGAATAGGGAACGTGCGACCACGGCTAGCTGCCGTGTGAGAGAATAGGCAACAGCGGTCAGGCAGAACAGGATGTGCCCGCTCCTTTTGTTGGATTCTTCGTGCGCCGGGATACCTCTATCTCTGCTTATGTCATGAAAAAAGTTAATTGCCTTACATACCCACAACATCTTTCTCAAGCCGGGGGAGGTGTTGTCGCCAACAAATCTGCCTTGGTCTCCACCGTGTTGAGGGCGTGCGTGGCGGAAACTGCACTTTTGTACTCGGGATGGGGTTGTATTCCTTCATCGTGTGGGTGGAAAAAATGATCCGGTTACGGAGGTGAAACCGTGGAAAAAATCAAGGTACTGGTGATCGATGATTCGGTGTTGGTGCGTCAGACATTGTGCGAAATTCTCAATTCCGATCCCGGAATCCTGGTGATTGCCACGGCCGCCGATCCCATACTGGCGGCGGAGCGTCTGAGAACGGTCGTTCCCGATGTGATCACGCTGGATGTGGAGATGCCGCGCATGGATGGTTTGACGTTCCTGCAGAAACTGATGAGCCAGCACCCCATTCCGGTGGTGATGTGTTCCAGTCTGGCGGAGAGCGGCAGTGAAACAGCGCTCAAGGCCCTGGAATACGGTGCGGTGGATATCATTACCAAACCAAAGCTGGGAACCAAGCAGTTTATCGAGGAGTCACGGGTCCGTATCTGCGATGCCATCAAGGGGGCTGCCGCGGCCAGGCTGGAACCGATGCGGGCGATGCGAACCATGAAAGAGATATCGCCCAAATACACCGCAGATGTGATCATGGAAAAGCCCAATACCAAGGCCATGATCCAGACCACCGAAAAGGTTGTGGTGGTGGGCGCCTCAACCGGCGGCACCGAGGCGCTCAAGGTCTTTCTGGAGATGCTCCCCGAGGATACCCCCGGCATCGTCATCGTTCAACACATGCCGGAGAACTTCACCGCCGCATTCGCCAAGCGTCTGGATGCCACCTGCCGGGTGACGGTCAAGGAGGCACGGGACAACGATACGATTGTGCGAGGCAGGGCGCTGATCGCGCCGGGCAACCATCACGCACTTCTCAAGCGCAGTGGCGCGCGCTATTACGTGGAGATTAAGGATGGTCCACTGGTATCCCGACACCGCCCCTCGGTGGATGTGCTCTTCCGTTCCGCGGCTCGCTATGCCGGAAGAAACGCGGTCGGTGTGATCATGACCGGCATGGGGGACGACGGAGCGCGGGGCATGCGGGAGATGTACGACGCCGGAGCCATCACCATCGCCCAGGATGAGGCGACCTGCGTGGTTTACGGCATGCCGTGCGAGGCGGTAAAGCAGGGAGGTGTCCACAAGATAACGCCGCTTCAACATATTGCAGCCGAGGTGCTGCGACTCTGCTGCTAAAGGATTGTTTTTGTGGAAAAAAGATCGGACAAGTTCTTCCTCGGGCGCCAGCCCATCCTGAATCGCCATCAGGAGATCATCGGTTTCGAGCTGCTTTTCAGGTCCACCGATTTTAATGCAGCCAGTTTCACCAACTACTCCCACGCCAGCGCCAGTGTCATCAGCAACGTCATGTCCAGCTTCGGCATCGAGGAGGTTTTGGGGGGAAAGCTCGGCTTCATCAATGTCAACCTCGAAGTGCTCTTCTCCGAATTCATCGAACTGCTCCCCATCGGCCAGACGGTCATCGAACTGCTGGAGATCATCGATCTGAACGAACATGTGGTGGAACGTTGCCGGGAACTGAGAAAGCTCGGTTTCCAGCTGGCGTTGGACGATCATGAGTACAGCGAGGAGCATGACGAGATCTACAAGGTCATTCATATCGTCAAGATCGATATCCTGCAGAGCGATATGAGCAAACTGCCTGAGATCGTGCGCACCTTCCGCCGCCGTCGCATACGGGTGCTGGCTGAGAAGGTGGAGACGGTGGAGCAGTTCGAGGCCTGTTTCAGGATGGGCTTCGACTATTTCCAGGGCTACTTCTTCGAGCGGCCGGTGATCCTCAACAGAAAGCGCATCGACGTGTCGGCCATGGCCATGATGAAGCTTCTGCAGCAGTTGATCATGGATGCCTCGCTGTCGGAGCTGGAACAGACCTTCAAGGAGAACCCCGGCCTTTCCTACAACCTACTGCGTCTGGTCAATTCCGTGGGCATTGGCCTGCGCAACAAGATCAAGAACCTGCGTCATGCCATCGTGCTCCTGGGACTCAACCAGCTCAGACGCTGGGCTCAACTGTCGTTGTTCGCCATCAACGACAGCCGCGGTCTGAACCACCCCCTGCTGGAGATGGCGGTGGTGCGGGGGCATATGATGGAACATCTGACTGACGGTAAACGCTCCCAGGACGAATACGGTGAGGCCGCCTTCATGACCGGCATCCTGTCGCTTTTGGATGTGCTCTTCGAAACTCCCATGGAGGAGATCGTGGAGGGGCTGCATCTGAGCGACGACGTGAGCGCGGCGCTGCTCTCCCGTCAGGGGAAGCTGGGCATGCTGCTGGCCCTGGCGGAGAAGGTGGAAACCACCGATTTCGATGCCGTCATCCCCATGTTGGATGAGTGCAATGTCACCATGACTCAGCTGCTGGCGGCCCAGATGGAGGCCTTTGGCTGGCGGGCGGGGGTGATCGCGCAGAAGTAGGTCTTGCATGGGGGTGGTGTACTCCGTTCCGGCGTTCCCCTTTGCTCTGACCTCTGTTTTCCTCCCGACCAACGGTTCTTTCCTTTCTTGACACCCCCAGACTTTTGCGGTAACTTGACACGTCCTACCACGGACGATCTGCGACGCGCGGTCGCACGCGTAACACACATTCTCTTTTAATAGGTACAACCCGGATGAACATCACAGCAGTCATTCCAGCCCGCTTTGCTTCTGTGCGTTTTCCGGGCAAGGCGCTGGCCATCATCGACGGCAAGCCGATGATCCAACATGTCTACGAGCGCACGGCACGGGCTTCACTGGTGGACTCGGTCATTATCGCTACCGATGACGAGCGTATCCAGCAGGCGGTTTCGGTCTTCGGCGGTGTCTGTCGCATGACCCGCAATGACCACGAAACAGGAACCGATCGTCTGGCCGAGGTGGCTGGGACGCTCTCCGCCGACATCATCGTCAATGTCCAGGGGGATGAGCCGCTGATCGCTCCCGAGATGATCGACCAGGCTATCCGCCCGCTCCTTGATGACCCGTCCCTGCGCATGGCTACACTCAAGAGCCGCATCCGCTGCCTGCACGATTTTTTGAGCCCCAATGTGGTCAAGGTGGTAACCGACCGGGACGGCAATGCGCTGTACTTCTCCCGCTCGCCCCTGCCGTTCTTCCGGGACAAGTGGCAGGATCTCAAGGACGAGTCATTCGCCAGCGGGAAGCTGCTCTGCTACAAGCATGTGGGGCTGTACGTCTATCGTCGTGATTTTCTGGTGGAGTTCGCCGCTATGGCGCCCACCTTTCTGGAAACTTCCGAGAAACTGGAGCAGTTGCGAGCGCTGGAAAACGGCGCCCGTATCCGCGTCGTCGAGACTGAGTTTGAATCCATTGGTGTGGACACCCCCGATGACCTGGTCAAGGCCAGGGAGCGGTTCAGAGCCATTCAGTCCAAGTAATTTTCGCTACAGGAGCTGTATGCATGAAAACAAAATTCATCTTTATTACCGGCGGTGTCGTTTCCTCCATCGGTAAGGGACTGGCTGCCGCGTCGCTGGGCGCATTACTGGAGGCGCGTGGTCTGCGGGTTACGTTGCAGAAGCTGGACCCCTACATCAACGTTGACCCGGGAACCATGTCGCCGTTTCAGCATGGGGAGGTCTTCGTCACCGACGATGGCGCCGAAACAGACCTGGACCTGGGGCATTACGAGCGTTTCACCAATGCTCGCCTCTCCAAGAAGAGTAACTTCACCACCGGCCAGGTGTATTTTTCTGTCATCGACAAGGAGCGCCGCGGGGATTATCTGGGCGGCACGGTGCAGGTAATCCCGCACATCACCGACGAGATGAAGTGCAAGATCATCGAGAATGCCAAAGGCGCCGATGTGGCCATCGTCGAAGTGGGCGGAACCGTGGGTGACATCGAGTCGCTCCCCTTCCTGGAAGCCATCCGCCAGTTCCGCTTCGACCGGGGGGCTGGCAATACCCTCTACGTCCACGTCACCCTGGTGCCCTACATCCGCACGGCTGGCGAGCTTAAGACCAAGCCGACCCAGCATTCGGTCATGGAACTGCGCAAGATCGGTATCCAGCCGGATATTCTGCTCTGCCGCTCCGAGCGGGAGATCCCCCAGGAAATGAAGAACAAGATCGCACTGTTCTGCAACGTGGATGTGAAGGACGTCATCCCGGTGGTTGACAGCGAACATATCTACTACGTACCGCTGGCGCTGAGCAAGGAGCGACTGGACGAACGGGTGGTGGAAAAGCTTAACATCTGGACAAAGGCGCCCGACCTGACCCCCTGGCAAGACGTGGTGGAAACGGTCTGCCACCCCGGTCATGGCGAAGTGCGCATCGCCATCGTGGGCAAATACGTCAACCTGACCGAGTCGTACAAGTCGCTGTCCGAGGCGCTGACCCATGGTGGCATCGCTAATGACTGCCGCGTTTCCCTCAAGTACATCGATTCGGAGAAAATCGAGCGGGACGGCATCGATGGCCACCTGGTGGATATGGATGCCGTGCTGGTGCCGGGAGGATTCGGCGAGCGTGGCACAGAAGGCAAAGTCATGGCCATCGAATACGCCCGGTTGCACAAGATTCCCTTCTTCGGCATCTGCCTCGGCATGCAGATGGCGGTGGTGGAATACGCCCGCAACGTCTGCCATATCGACGACGCCTGCTCCAGCGAGTTCAAGAAGGGGTGCGGCAATCCGGTGATCCATCTGATGGAGGAGCAGAAGAGTGTCAGCAAGAAGGGGGGCACCATGCGTCTGGGGGGATACCCCTGCTCCCTGGAGAAGGGCACCCTGGCCCATGTGGCCTACAATGCCCAGGAGATATCCGAGCGCCACCGCCATCGCTATGAATTCAACAACGCCTATCGGGAGGTTTTGACCAAAAACGGGCTGATCCTCTCCGGCATCTACCGTGACAAGGATCTGGTGGAGGTGGTGGAGATCGCCGACCATCCCTGGTTCCTGGGATGCCAGTTCCACCCCGAATTCAAATCGAAGCCCTTGGCGCCCCATCCCCTGTTCAAGTCGTTTGTGCGCGCTGCCCTGATCCAGCGCGATGCGAGGTAACCCGTGACCCGCGAGATCGTTATCGGCGGCGTGAAAATCGGTGCCAAACGCCCGTTGGCACTGGTGGCTGGCCCCTGCGTGATCGAATCAGAGTTGGCCACCATGCGTCAGGCCGAACGCCTGATGACCATCTGCAACGCGCTTTCCCTGCCGCTGATCTTCAAGGCCTCCTACGACAAGGCCAACCGCACCTCCATCGGCGCCTACCGCGGTCCGGGCATGCGAGAGGGGCTGCGCATCCTGCGGAAAGTCAAGGAATCCCTCGGCCTGGCAGTGCTCTCCGACGTGCATTCCATAGAGCAGGTGGCGCCCGCCGCCGAAGTGCTGGACGTTTTGCAGATTCCGGCCTTCCTCTGTCGCCAGACCGATCTGTTGATTGCTGCAGCCGCCACCGGCCGGGTGATCAATGTCAAGAAAGGGCAATTTCTAGCTCCTTGGGACATGAAGAACGTGGCTGCCAAAATTGCCTCCAGCGGTAACGAGAACATCATCCTCACTGAACGGGGTGCCTCCTTCGGCTACAACAACCTGGTGGTGGATATGCGCAGCTTCCCTGTCATGCGCGCCAGCGGCTACCCGGTGATCTTCGATGCCACCCACAGCGTGCAACTGCCTGGCGGACAAGGTGAAAGCTCCGGTGGGCAGCGGGAATTCGTGGAATTCCTCTCCCGCGCGGCGGTTGCCGCCGGCGTGGACGGCATATTCATGGAGGTTCACGAGGAGCCGGAAAAGGCGCTCTGCGACGGCCCCAACTCCATCGCGCTGAACGACCTGCCGGCGCTGCTCGCTACGCTTAAGGCCATTGATGCCGTCGTGAAATAGATCCGTTTTTTTTGATCTCTTCTCATTGAACAGGATATCGCCCACAGTGGTATCCTGTTTCTGCTGAATCATAATCCTCTCAGGCTCCACTTTCATCGAACGCCTAACCTTGCCTCGACTGCCATGGAGAAAATACCACAAGGCCTGTATCCCGACGCCATGGTCGGCGGATACAGGCCTTGTGGTATTCTGTGGAGATTGCCGCCTGATAATACTATGTTATCCGTTAAAAGCTCGTGTTATGCCTGAGGGTTCTGCATCAGCACTACCTGGGCCGGCATGGGCGCCGGGAAACCAGCCTCTGTCAGTGATTCGCGGATGGTGCGATTACCGTCGAAGTATACCTGCCAGTAGTTGTCGTTGTGGCAGTAGGGACGCACGGCAAGCATCGGCCCCACCAGATTGAACTCCAGGATTTCCACATCGACAGCCGGTTCCTTGAGGACATTGGGGATTGTCGCCAGCTTCTGACGCAGGAGCTGCATGGCTGCCAGATGGTCGGCGCTCCCCGCCAGCTGGCATTTCAGCTCCACCCTGCGGAAGGGATTGTGGGTATAATTCTGGATCGTATCGCCGAAGATCTTGCCATTGCCGATAATCGTCAGAATGTTGTCCGGAGTGTTGAGGCTGGTGGTAAAGAGCCCGATCTCCTGTATGGTGCCGGTAATGCCTCCGATGGTTACAAAATCGGTCACCTTGAACGGTCGCAGCACGATCAGGAATATGCCTGCGGCCAGGTTGGCAAGCAGGCCGCTCCAGGCCGCGCCGACGGCGATGCCGACGCCGGCCACCAGGGCGGCGAAGGTGGTTGTCTGGACCCCGAAGTATCCCAAGATGGCCACAACCAGGATGATGTTCAGGGTTACGGCCACGAAATTGCCGATGTAACGGATCAGGCTGGGATCCAGCTTCTGTCTCTCAAACGCCTGCTGCATCATGCGTCCCACCAGTCCGATCAGCCAGCGGCCGACGATCCAGAAGATAAGCGCGGCGATGATCTTGGTGCCGATTGCCGTGATGTAGGTTACGGCAAGTTCCTGGTACCTGTTCACGTTTTCCATCCTCTAACCTCCTTTGGATTCTCATATGCGCCGATTTCCAGTCCAGGCGCTGTCGGACAATTGTGAAACGTGCCTCTGTTTCATGAAATACGTATCAAGCTTTTCACTAGTGTAACCGTCATTGAGACGTTGTCAAAACCCTCTCTCTTTTTTATTCAACTACTTGCAATGGCAAGGCTCCACGGAGGGGGCGATGAGGGCGGAGTGGTTTGCATTTTACTCTCCTGTGGGAGCGGGGTCGGCATGTCACATCCGGCCTGGTACAAATCATGGCGGAAGTGCTATGCTCTCGGCTTGAGTGTATGAGGCACACGGGTGCAAGCTCGAATAGCGAATCGGAAAGGGGGAGAACAATGCTGGAAAAGGGATACGTGCAGATCTACACGGGGAATGGAAAGGGGAAGACGACGGCGGCCATCGGACTGGCGGTACGGGCGCTGGGCGCTGGGTTGCGGGTGCTCTTCCTGCAGTTCATGAAATCACGGGTCTACAGCGAACATGACATCATGCCGGCCATATCCCCCAATCTGACCCTGGAAACCATGGGCAAACCGTACTTCGTGGTTGAGGAGGGGAGCGTTCCCCAGGAGGAGATCGATAAGTGGGGGGAGGGGGTGGTTGTCTTCCCTCCGGGAAAACCGCCCCGCGACTATGTGGAGATCGTGGCCAAGGGGATGGAGAGGGCCAGGCAGGCGGTTAGCAGTGGCGAGTACGATCTGGTGGTTCTTGACGAAATCGTGGTGGCGCTGCATTTCGGGCTCGTGAGCTGGGAGCAGGTGCGGGATGTCCTTGATTGCAAAAAAGATTCGGTGGAACTTGTGCTTACCGGCAGGGGCGCCAGTCCCGAGCTGCTGGCGCGGGCCGATCTGGTTACGGAGATGCGGGAGACCAAGCATTATTACGCCAGCGGCGTGGAGGCCAGGAAGGGGATCGAATGCTGAGGAGTGTGCCGCCGGTATTGACACCAGATGTTCCGGCCAGCGCCAGATGAGGATGGGGCGTGCTGCCTGGAGCCACACGACATAACCTGGACAGCGGTGCGAGGAGCTGTTCTCGCCGCCGCCACTCCCCTGCCTTGACACCCCTTCAGCTATGCCCCTTCCGTCGTGCTTTTCGCATCAGGGTTTCGTCGTCGCCGGCGTCTCTTTCTCTTTCGTTGCGGTGCCCCGGTTTCTTCGGCAGGTTCGTCCGCCGTCGGCGTCTGAGGCAGCTGCCCTGCCCGAGTTTCCCACCAGTCCAGCTGTTTGACGATATCCTTCCTGTTGCCGCGGGTGATCCGGCAGTATTCGATGATATCACTGAAATCGTTACGGGCGATGAGCGACTCCGGTCGACGGCCGGGGATCTTTTTCAGGCGCATCTGCTGGCTGATGATGTCGCGGAGTGCGATCCCGACTCGGTTGGCGATCATGACGATCGGGCAGGTTTCGCCCATGAACTCCGCGACCGCGGCGTTAACGCTCTGCTGCCAAGGCATATTCTGGCGGCGAAAACGCTCCGCCTTGTCATCGATGTACTCGCCGAAAAGGAGTGCCAGGAGAAGTGGCGGGGAGACTTTGTGACCCTGCTGGATGCGCGAATCGACGTGAGCGAGCATTTCCCCGAAGCGGGTGTGGGGAAAACACTCGCCTTCGACGCCGAGCCAGTTCGAAAAATCCGGGAAAAGCGCCGCAAAGAGTCCGGTCCGGCTGAGGTGATCGTAGCACTTGGCTCCTTCTCCCGAGAGGAACAGCTTGAGCACCTCTTCGTAGAGGCGGGGCGGCGCAGACCTGACAATGGTATCCGTGGCGGCGACCAGCGCCTTCCGGGTCTGTTCCTCGATGGTGAAGCCGAGCTGGGCGGCAAAGCGCACCGCTCGCAGCATCCGTACCGGGTCTTCCTGGAAACGGACGGCGGGATCGCCGATGGTGCGAATGATGCCGGCACTAAGGTCGGCGAGGCCGCCGGTGAAGTCAATGATCGAGAAGTCGGCAATATTGTAGGCAAGCGAGTTGACGGTGAAGTCGCGGCGCAGGGCATCCTCTTCGGGGGTGCCGTAGACATTGTCCCGCAGGATCATGCCGTCATCGTCCTTCAACATCCTCGGGTGTCGCTGCTCCGTCTCGTCTGGTTTTTTCGGCGCGGGATCCGGCTCGTCCGAAGCCGGGGAGCGAAAGGTCGCCACCTCGATGATCTCATCCTGGAAGTGGATGTGCGCAAGACGAAAGCGTCTCCCGACAAGGCGGCAGTTGCGGAATATCCGCTTCACCTGGTTAGGGGTGGCATTGGTTACCACGTCGAAATCCTTCGGCTCTCGACCGAGCAGGAGGTCGCGCACACAGCCGCCCACGAGATAGCCGATAAAGCCGTTGTCTTTCAAACGGTAGAGGGTGCGCAGGGCGTTCGGGCTCACCAGTTTACGGGATATCTCATGCTCCTGCCGGGGGATGATCACCGAGCAGTTCTTTTTCTTTTTCATCCTGTTATCGCCACCAGTGCATTCATGTGTTGTCATGCCTTTGAGCTGTTATTGATCGGCCGCAATTCCGGAGGCGTAAATACTATGCTGCTTCCTCCCTCTGCATGGGGCCAGGTTATGGGGGAAAGATGGGGCATGCCAGAATCCATACCGTTTAACGGTCTGCGCTCCCTTTTTGCTCGCGCAAGGCGTTTATAGCATTTATCCGTGGAAAACGTCAGATAATCCTTAGCCGTTGAGTGCCACCACCAGGTAACCAATTGAGTCCGTCGGATATCTGTCCACGTGATTCGTCTGACGCCGGACAGGGAAGAGCCCCGATTTATGGCGAAAATCGGGGCTCTTTTCAACATGATAACGATCGACACTTCAAAAAACGGTTGCGGTAACCCTTCCTACTTTTCGCCCTTGCCCATAAGGCCCCGCACCGCGGCCGGAAGATCGGAGGGGAGGATAACCAGCTTTGAGTTGGGAGAGGTGGCTATCTTCTGCATGGTGCTGAGGTAGCGGTCGCCCAGCAGAAACACGGCCGGCAGGTCCTTGTCCTGGATGGCTATGCTGATGTCGCTGATGGCCTTGGCCGAAGCCTGGGCCAGCCGAACCTGGGCCTCAGCCTCGCGCTTGGCAGCCTCCAGTCGCCCCTCAGCCTCACGGATGGTGGCCTCCCGTTTTCCCTCTGCCTCCAGTATGGTGGCCTGCTTGAAGCGGTCGGCGCTGGCCTGCTGCTCCATGGCCTTCTGCATGGAATCCGAGGGTTTGATATCCTGGATCTCCACCGACTGCACATAGATGCCCCAGTTTGCCACCTCCTTGGAGATGTTGTCCTGCAGGCGGGCCTTGATGTGCTCCCGTTCCGAGAGGGCGCTGTTCAGATCCATCTGGCCGATGATGGCGCGCAGCGAGGTCATGACCAGGTTCTGGATAGCATACTCGTAGTTCTGGATCTCGTACACGGCCCGGGTCGGGTCGGTGACCTTGATGAAGGCGATGGCGTTGGTGATGATCACCGCGTTGTCCTTGGTGATCACCTCCTGGGCGCCCACGGAGAGCACGTCCCCCTTGGTGGAGACCTTGTAGGCCACGGTGTCGATGTAGGGAATAATGAAGTTGAGTCCCGGCTTGAGGGTGACGTGATACTTGCCCAAACGCTCCACTACCCACTCCTGCCCCTGGGGCACGGTCTTGACTCCGGCGAAGAGCGTTGCCGCCACAACGGCTAACAGTACGATGACGATGGTCACTCCTGGCATGCTGTCCTCCTAGATTTTTGTGACTTTGAGAATCTGGCCTTCGATATCCGTGACCCGCACGCTGTCTCCCACATGCAGGGTCTGCTCCGAATAGCAACTCCATTCGTCGGCACCCAGCACGGAGATGCGGAACCTGACTACCCCCTTGCCGTAGCTGTCGTCGGTTCCGCGGATGATGATGCCGGTCTCGCCCACGATGCCTTCCTTTGACATGCCGGCATGGGTTCTGTTCCTGGGTTTGAGATATTTGAACCAGAGGGTGGTGAAGCAGACCGAAGCGATGCTCCAGAGCAGAATCTGGCCGGTTACGGGAAACCCGGGCCAGGCAGCCTTGAGAAGGCCGACCACCAGGGCGCCCAGGCCGAACCAGATGATCGTGAACGAGGGAACGATCAGTTCCAGGCCGATCAGAACAAATCCCGCGATGATCCAGTACCACCATTCGAAGTGCATGTATCCGTCCCCTTGTGTGGATTGTGCCAGATACTATAGAGTACTTTTTCCAAAAGCGCGAGCGCCTGTGCGCAAATCCCCGAATAGAACGCCCAGAAAAGGGGAGGGGAGCGCTGCAGACGTTGAACGGGCACGCCGCGAACGTCTCTGCTACGAGAGGAACGGCCGATACACTGGTCAGGCATCCGGGGTGAATGTGACCACGAACAGGGCGATGTCATCGGCTCGTACCCTGGTCCTGGTAAAACGGGTCACCTCGGCCAGGATTTTATCGATAATCTCCCGCGGATGCCGTTCATGCTGCTCCGTGAGCAGTCGGCTCAGTCGGTCGCTGCCGAAGAACTCTCCCCGATCTCGTTCCGCTTCAATGACACCGTCCGTGTACAGTAGCAGCACATCCCCTGCTTCCACCTCGATGCTGGCTTCTTCAAAGCAGACACCCCGCCTGATTCCCAGGATCAGGCCGTCGGCATCAAGTTCCTGCACCGATTTGCCACGGGAATGGTACAGGAGCGGACGGCAGTGTCCCGCGTTGGCGTAGGAGAGCCTCTGGTTGGGCGTGTCGATGCGCGCATAGAACATACTCAACTGCATCTCCGCACGTGACAGGTCGTTGTACAGCAGGTTGTTCACCTCGGCCAGCAGTTGTCCCGGTGTGCGTCCGGGGGTTACCTCGGCCTGGAGGACGCTGCGGGTTTCTGTCATCAGCAGGGCCGAACCGACGCTGTGGCCGGTGATGTCGGCGATGACGCAATCCACCAGCCCCTCCCGGGGGGTGAACAGGTCGTAGTAGTCACCCCCCACCTTGGCGGCTGGTTCGCAGCGGCATGCCATGAGCAGTCCGGGTAGTTCCTGGGGACACTCCTGCAGAAAGGACTGCTGGATCTGCTGGGCAATTTCCAGTTCCCTATTGATCAGAGCGTTTTCCAGCAGCAGCTGTTCGGCTCTCTTACGCTCGGAGATGTCGCGCCCGATGGTGGAGACGGCGATGACCCGCCCCTGGCTGTCGGTCACCGGCGAGAAGGTGAGGGACATGTGGATTCGTTCGCCATTCTTTCTCATGTGTACGGTTTCAAAATGTTCCACATGCTCGCCGCGGCGGATCTTCTCGTGGACGCGAAGCACGTTGTCCCGCTGTTCGGGAGGAACCAGAAGGGTGACTGACTTGCCGAGCATCTCTTCCTCTCCATAGCCGAACTTGTTCGCGGCGCCCCTGTTCCAGCTGGTAATGACGCCGTCCGGCGTCTTGCCGATGATTGCGTCATCGGATGAGTCGACGATTGCCGCCAGGCGCCGGCTGCGTTCCTCGGCCCTCATGCGTCGTATGGTGTTGTAGGTCAGAAACAGGATGATCAGGGCCGAACCGACCAGGGCGGCAACCGCACCCCAGAAGACGCTGCGCGGCACGGAGTAGCGGGAGGCGGGACTGTTGATGATAATGCTGCCCTTCGGCAGGGCGGATCGGGGAATGTGGAACCTGGACAGTTGCTGGTAGTCGAACATGAAGCTGTTGGGGCTCTTCATCACCACCGGGATGCGCTGGGGAGCTTCACCCTCCAGGATGCGCCCCGCGATTCTTGCGGCTGCCTTCCCCTGGGAAAAGCCGCTGGTCAGCATGCCCCCCACGATGCCGTTGCCCAGGTAGAAATCCCATACTCCGTAGATGGGGACTGGGCAAAGGGGCGCGAGCAGCGAGATGGCCTCGTCATACTCCAGAAACCGTCCTTTGCTGTCCTGAAAGAAGAGGGTAAAGAACACCAGGCTGTCGCTCTCAAGCTTTGCCAATTCTTCCCTGATCTCGGGGATGGTCACGGCTTCCAGAAAGGTCAGCTCCACGCGTCTGCGGAGGGAGGGGATCAGGGATACGATCTTGCGATGCATGATGCGACCGGTGGTCGTGGTGTCGTTGATGACGACAATTCTCCTGACCGAGGGGTGGAGTCTCAGGGCCA
Protein-coding regions in this window:
- a CDS encoding ABC transporter substrate binding protein, coding for MPRPLHRWPLLEAAPSPPSPSLHQSPGQRAGALILLVAVIMMIALPCAASAQETQHRQVLVLHSYHKGFKWTDDISQGIASSLNEQGIKTRIHYEYMDTKRVSGPRYTGLLRETYRLKFSAMKFRVIIASDNDAFDFLLSYRDDLFPGTPVVFCGVNDFEPSQLHGTRLFTGVNESADLAATFDLALRLHPSVRRIVVINDTTTTGRIMHRKIVSLIPSLRRRVELTFLEAVTIPEIREELAKLESDSLVFFTLFFQDSKGRFLEYDEAISLLAPLCPVPIYGVWDFYLGNGIVGGMLTSGFSQGKAAARIAGRILEGEAPQRIPVVMKSPNSFMFDYQQLSRFHIPRSALPKGSIIINSPASRYSVPRSVFWGAVAALVGSALIILFLTYNTIRRMRAEERSRRLAAIVDSSDDAIIGKTPDGVITSWNRGAANKFGYGEEEMLGKSVTLLVPPEQRDNVLRVHEKIRRGEHVEHFETVHMRKNGERIHMSLTFSPVTDSQGRVIAVSTIGRDISERKRAEQLLLENALINRELEIAQQIQQSFLQECPQELPGLLMACRCEPAAKVGGDYYDLFTPREGLVDCVIADITGHSVGSALLMTETRSVLQAEVTPGRTPGQLLAEVNNLLYNDLSRAEMQLSMFYARIDTPNQRLSYANAGHCRPLLYHSRGKSVQELDADGLILGIRRGVCFEEASIEVEAGDVLLLYTDGVIEAERDRGEFFGSDRLSRLLTEQHERHPREIIDKILAEVTRFTRTRVRADDIALFVVTFTPDA